The window GAGGAAGGCGAATATTACCGCGCCAAGCTGTGGGCGATTGAGGCCCGTCTCCGTCGTTCTCTGGGGGGAACCCCGGGGGGGTATGCCGACGGGGCCGCCTTCGCCGATGAGTTGGCCCGCCTGCGGGCGAGCCTCGCCGGGCGACGGGGGACCCGCATGGCCCGGGGCGGGCTCGTGACGTTGGAGCGCCAGGCCCGGGTGTTCGGGTTCCATTTGGCGCGCATGGATTTCCGCCAGCACAGCGGCCGCGTGCGGGCCGCCGCCGAGGCCATCCTCGGTCGGGCGCCGACGGCCGCCGAATGGCCGGAGGTGTTGAAAGCCGGCGGGCCCCGGGCCATCCCCCGGTCCGCCGCCGATTACCTCGCCCTGCGCGAGATGGAAACCCTCGCCGCTCTCCAGGGCGAGTTCGGCGCCGCCGCGGCCGACCACTACATCATTTCCATGACCCACGCGGCGGAAGACCTGTGGGCCGCGCTCTTCCTCGCCCGCCGGGCGGGTCTGGTGGAGGTTCGCCGCGGCCGTTGGCGGTCGACGGTGGACTTTGTTCCGCTTTTTGAAACCATCGAAGACCTGGCCCACGCGCCCGCGCTCATGGGCGCCCTCTGGCGGCACCCTGTTTACCGGCAGATTCTGGCCTCCCGGAGGGGCGTCCAGGAAATCATGCTCGGCTACTCGGATTCGAACAAGGACGCCGGTTACGTGGCCGCCAATTTCCAGCTGTACCGGTCTCAGCGGGCCCTGGTCCGGGCCGCCGAATCGGCGGGGGTGCGCCTGCGGTTTTTCCACGGCAAGGGCGGCACCATCGACCGGGGCGGCGGGCCCGCCCACCGGGCCATCCTGGCCGCGCCCGAATCGGTGCCCGGCGGCGCCCTGCGCATCACCGAACAGGGCGAGGTGATCGCCTACAAATACGGCCGACCGGCGATTGCCCGTCGGAACTTTGAGCAAATGGCGAGCGCGGTGTTGACCGCGCGGTTGGCACCCCCGGGCGCGGACCTGCCGGAGGACCGCCGCGCGGCCTACGAGGCCGCCCTGGCCGAAATCGCCGTGGCCTCGGCCCGCCAGTACCGGGCCCTGGTGCGCGACACGCCGGGTTTCGTCGATTATTTCAACCAGGCCACGCCCATCGACCTGATCGAGAAAATCGAGATCGCCAGCCGTCCGGTGTTCCGGCGGACCAAGCCCAAGGCCGAAGGCACCCCTCTTTCCGAGATGCGGGCCATCCCCTGGGTGTTCGCCTGGACGCAGTCGCGCCATTTGCTCCCGGCCTGGTACGGGGCGGGCGCGGGGCTTGACGGTTATTTGAAGGGCCGGGGCGCGGCGGGGAAGGCGCTCTTGGTCGAGATGTACGCCCGCTGGCCCTATTTTGCGGCCTTGGTCGACAATTTGGAAATGTCCCTGGCCAAGGCCGACCTGGGCGTGGCCGAAACCAGCGCCGCCCTGGTCAAGGACCCGGTTTTGCGTCGGACGATGTGGGGGCTCATCAAAGGGGAATACCAGCGCACGGTCGCCGCTCTCCGGACCATCACGGGCCACGCGGCGCCCCTGGAAAAGGCCCCCGTGCTGCGGGAATCCATCGCGCTCCGCAACCCCTACGTGGACTCTTTGAGCGCCCTGCAAAACCGGTTCCTGAAGGTCTGGCGGGACGAAACCCGCCCCGCCCGCGACCGCGAGGCCGCCCTGGCCGTGCTGTTGGTCACCCTCAACGGCATCGCGGCCGGGATGAAAAGCACAGGTTAATAAGCCTTTTCTACATCCCCATCTCAAATTATATTGACAATAGTCAATACTTAATTTATAATGGTTTTGGGGACGACGAGGAGGCTCTATGAATACACTTTTGGCCGGGGATCGCGTGCCGGCGGCGGAAGCCCGCCGGCGGATCAACATGATCGTTCTTGAAATCGACGCCAAAGGGACGGATCTGGCCCGGGGCCTCAATATCAACGACGCCCAACTCAACCGCATGCGCCACAAAAAGACGGGATTTTACCGACAGGAAACCCTTCGCCCCATCAACCGGCTTCAGGAAATCTTGGACCTGGCCGAAAAGATTTTGACCCGCCCGGGGCTCCGCAAATGGTTCATGACCCCGACCCCGAAACTGAACGATTTGCCGCCTTTGATGTGCCTTCGGACCGACAAGGAGGCGGAGAAAGTGAAATCCCTCCTGATGGCCCTGGGGCACGGTTTTCCTGCGTGAATCTGGCCGCCGTCCAAACCCTTCTTCCCGGTGTCGCGTGCCCCCACAAAGCCTACTATCGCGTGGTGAGCAAGGGGTTCGCCTCCGGCATTGACGACATCGGGCCTTCGTTCCTCGTTGGTTGGCGGTACAATCCGAAGCACGAGTTCGGTGTCCTGTATCTGTCGGTCAGCCCGGAGTGTTGCGCCCTGGAGCGGGGGCGGCAGTTCGGCGGGGGGGCCGAAGTGTTTCGACCCTTCGTGACGGGGCGGTTCAAGGTCGACGTTCGACGCTGTTTGGACGTGACCCACAAGGACGTCCTGCGGGCGCTCGAAATCAATCGGGAGGACCTGCTGGCGGGCGACGATTACTCTTTGCCCCAATCCATCGCCCGGGAAGCCCGCCGGGTGGGGTTTGAGGCCGTTATTGCCCCTTCCGCCGCCAGCGACCGCTGCCAAAATTTGGTTGTTTTCAAGGACAAATTGACCCCGCCTTCTTATTGCCTTCTTGACACGCTGGTTGATTGAAAGGGTTTTTCCACCACCAAGTCCTCTGACCGACACAGGTCGTTTGACGGGTTTCCCCCGGTTTTGGTAAACTGACCCGGGTCCGCAAACCGTTGGGACCCCACCCTCCGCCCCCTCCGGGCGGCTAAATAAGCTAGGTAAACCCCGCGTGAAAGCAGAGACCGCCGTGGCAGACGCACCTTGTCCGACGCTTTTCTCGCCCGAACCCTCGGTTCGGTTGGTCAACACGTTTCAAAACCCCTACGACAACGCCGTCGCCACGGCCCGCACCTGTTATTCGCCCACGGTGGTCACCGCCGCCGACGTGGCCCGGGACGAGAAATCCCGCGCCCAGCGCGACGCCATCGCCGCCAGCGTCTACAAGGCCGGCCACCACACCACCCTGCAGCACGCCCATTTCCAATTCGTCCTGGAAAACGTGTCCCGGCAGTTCATCTGGTCCTTTTTGCACAGCCACCCCTATTACAATTCCGAACAGGTCAGCCAGCGTTACGTGACGGTGTCGCCGGAGCGGGTCGCGGTGCCGCCCCTGCCCGAGGCCGCCCGGACGCTCTACTCCGAAACCGCGGCCGCCCTCATGGGCGCCTATCAAAAGTTGACGGAATGGCTCACCCCCACGGTGCAAAAGGAGTACGGCCGACTCTTCCCCCTGCGAAAGCCGACGGAAAAACCTTGGGCCCGTAGCGTCCAACGCAAGGCCCAGGAAATCGCCCGCTACGTCCTGCCCGTGGCCACCCACGCCCACCTTTACCACACCATCAGCGGGCTCACGCTCCACCGTTACCACCGGCTCTGCGAAAGTTTCGACACCCCCTGGGAGCAAAGGGCCGTCGTCAAAAAAATGATCGAGGCCGTGCGCGCCATTGACCCCTTGTTTGTCGAGCGCATGGAGGACCCCCTGCCTCTGGATAAAACCCCCGAGTTCCAGGCCCACCGGGAATTCCACGGCCAAAGCACGAAGCCGTCCCGCGAATTTATTCAAGAATTTGACCACC of the Elusimicrobiota bacterium genome contains:
- a CDS encoding RES family NAD+ phosphorylase, which translates into the protein MNLAAVQTLLPGVACPHKAYYRVVSKGFASGIDDIGPSFLVGWRYNPKHEFGVLYLSVSPECCALERGRQFGGGAEVFRPFVTGRFKVDVRRCLDVTHKDVLRALEINREDLLAGDDYSLPQSIAREARRVGFEAVIAPSAASDRCQNLVVFKDKLTPPSYCLLDTLVD
- a CDS encoding FAD-dependent thymidylate synthase codes for the protein MADAPCPTLFSPEPSVRLVNTFQNPYDNAVATARTCYSPTVVTAADVARDEKSRAQRDAIAASVYKAGHHTTLQHAHFQFVLENVSRQFIWSFLHSHPYYNSEQVSQRYVTVSPERVAVPPLPEAARTLYSETAAALMGAYQKLTEWLTPTVQKEYGRLFPLRKPTEKPWARSVQRKAQEIARYVLPVATHAHLYHTISGLTLHRYHRLCESFDTPWEQRAVVKKMIEAVRAIDPLFVERMEDPLPLDKTPEFQAHREFHGQSTKPSREFIQEFDHRLAGHVSKLVDHKAHGEAVLAQSVRTVLGVPKSALSDDDAIDRVLNPARNPYLSEALNLTAHAKLTRTLSHMHFTFAKKISHTADSQDQRHRTTPGSRPILSGHFVPDRPDVITPGLIEMTPTALELYEETVEGLWGRITRLLNMGVAEEFALYLLPNAVAVRFEESGDLLNLHHKWTKRLCYTAQEEIWRASKEEVEQIARVAPRVARYLGAPCTLRAAAGARPFCPEGDRFCGVLVWKKSIEEYQRTL
- a CDS encoding phosphoenolpyruvate carboxylase; the encoded protein is MDAQLKDSVRVLTTGLGRVIREQQGDLFFSKLERLRQLAKAARVRPGAVARRNLRRWVDTLTPREAETLARAFTLYFQLVNLAEEQHRLERLRAREREGQAPPLSVERALGDLRRAGVSPARLARAVGELRLEPVFTAHPTEAKRRVVLRHLLRLGSLWEQCRRADLTPAEARRAEDNVLEALEALWQTRQVRERRVTVEDEVRNVLFFLAGTVPQAVAEFSSHVAAALERHAPGAVPPAGLLTFGTWVGGDRDGNPAVTPESSRWALAEQRRTVIEFYLKAVDGLQWHLTGSSTAAPVDPAVKRSLDKDRRELPELAERMRSWEEGEYYRAKLWAIEARLRRSLGGTPGGYADGAAFADELARLRASLAGRRGTRMARGGLVTLERQARVFGFHLARMDFRQHSGRVRAAAEAILGRAPTAAEWPEVLKAGGPRAIPRSAADYLALREMETLAALQGEFGAAAADHYIISMTHAAEDLWAALFLARRAGLVEVRRGRWRSTVDFVPLFETIEDLAHAPALMGALWRHPVYRQILASRRGVQEIMLGYSDSNKDAGYVAANFQLYRSQRALVRAAESAGVRLRFFHGKGGTIDRGGGPAHRAILAAPESVPGGALRITEQGEVIAYKYGRPAIARRNFEQMASAVLTARLAPPGADLPEDRRAAYEAALAEIAVASARQYRALVRDTPGFVDYFNQATPIDLIEKIEIASRPVFRRTKPKAEGTPLSEMRAIPWVFAWTQSRHLLPAWYGAGAGLDGYLKGRGAAGKALLVEMYARWPYFAALVDNLEMSLAKADLGVAETSAALVKDPVLRRTMWGLIKGEYQRTVAALRTITGHAAPLEKAPVLRESIALRNPYVDSLSALQNRFLKVWRDETRPARDREAALAVLLVTLNGIAAGMKSTG
- a CDS encoding DUF2384 domain-containing protein — its product is MNTLLAGDRVPAAEARRRINMIVLEIDAKGTDLARGLNINDAQLNRMRHKKTGFYRQETLRPINRLQEILDLAEKILTRPGLRKWFMTPTPKLNDLPPLMCLRTDKEAEKVKSLLMALGHGFPA